Proteins encoded in a region of the Stieleria neptunia genome:
- a CDS encoding DUF1549 domain-containing protein codes for MNQTDHKSGVSFQLATPVSFQLTSKILTFLALVCLACTHSVADNALRIDNTEGAAATDLVGTDARLQLIVSRSESNGMTTDWTRRVTFTASPEELISIDPTGLVTPLADGTVTLSATSDDGASATATLVVSGTGQAQPVSFCGQVVPIFTKLGCNGGGCHGKIAGQNGFRLSLLGFEPGEDHKRLVAESRGRRVSLASPDRSLLLMKTINAMPHGGGARTDRDSHEYRVLRRWISQGMPYDEGEIRTVRSIRCYPEVRRMAGGGEQQLSVIATYSDGSVEDVTRAAVYESNDTQMAEVSDTGLVQTGQLVGDVAVMARYQGHVTVFRAEIPLRIDVPAERIAADGDPTALESDNVVDRFVGKKLHSLGIPASPPCDDATFLRRVTLDLTGRLPTLDETNAFLADDAVDKRAQWVERLLASDDYASFFARKWGVILRNRRTGGSLQVSNMLFHHWLKESFRDNKPYDQLVDELLTASGSLFSNPATAWLSQVTDQNERVEDISQLFLGQRIQCARCHHHPYEKWSQEDYARMSAFFSTISKKTQGTDVTFVTRVAAPSAKHPKTGQNVSPAGLDAEAIQPDAATDPRRALSDWVTSPENPFFAKALVNRYWKHFLGRGLVEPEDDMRVTNPPSNPELMDALAASFVESKYDVKALIRLICNSDVYGASSDALADNVIDRRSHSRYYPKRLQAETLLDSIDVVTGASTTFAGMPAGTRAVELPDTGFNSYFLSVFGQPDSKTACECERSSEANLAQSLHLLNSEEMQKKLTHDQGRAAAFAADASRPTEAKIRELYKLALSREPTDAELKSTLSYLGDRHNQKEPWEDLIWALVNSKEFLFNH; via the coding sequence ATGAACCAAACCGATCACAAAAGTGGCGTAAGCTTCCAGCTTGCGACCCCCGTAAGCTTCCAGCTTACGTCCAAGATTCTCACCTTCCTCGCACTGGTCTGCCTTGCCTGCACCCACTCGGTTGCCGACAACGCGCTGCGCATCGACAACACCGAAGGCGCTGCGGCCACCGACTTGGTCGGAACCGACGCCCGGCTGCAACTGATCGTTTCTCGATCCGAGTCCAACGGGATGACGACCGATTGGACGCGGCGGGTCACCTTCACCGCGTCGCCCGAAGAGCTGATTTCGATCGATCCCACCGGATTGGTCACTCCGCTTGCCGACGGAACCGTCACGCTGTCGGCGACCAGCGACGATGGCGCGAGCGCCACCGCGACGCTGGTCGTTTCCGGCACCGGCCAAGCCCAACCGGTCAGCTTTTGCGGGCAAGTCGTTCCGATCTTTACCAAGTTGGGATGCAACGGCGGCGGGTGCCACGGGAAGATCGCCGGTCAAAACGGGTTTCGACTTTCGTTGCTCGGGTTTGAACCTGGCGAAGATCACAAACGATTGGTGGCCGAATCACGCGGACGTCGTGTTTCGTTGGCCTCGCCCGATCGAAGTCTGTTGTTGATGAAAACGATCAATGCGATGCCGCACGGTGGCGGAGCCCGGACCGATCGCGACTCACACGAGTACCGCGTCCTGCGGCGATGGATCTCACAGGGCATGCCCTACGACGAGGGCGAAATCCGGACGGTCCGTTCCATCCGCTGTTATCCCGAGGTTCGGCGGATGGCCGGTGGCGGCGAGCAACAACTCTCGGTGATCGCCACGTACAGCGATGGTTCGGTCGAAGACGTCACCCGAGCGGCGGTTTACGAATCCAACGACACGCAAATGGCAGAGGTCAGTGACACGGGACTGGTTCAAACCGGCCAGCTGGTCGGCGATGTCGCCGTGATGGCCCGCTACCAAGGTCACGTGACGGTGTTCCGCGCCGAAATCCCGCTGCGGATTGATGTGCCGGCCGAGAGGATCGCCGCCGATGGTGATCCGACCGCACTTGAATCGGACAACGTGGTGGACCGGTTCGTCGGCAAGAAACTCCACTCGTTGGGAATTCCCGCGTCGCCCCCATGCGATGATGCGACGTTTCTTCGACGCGTGACGCTGGACCTGACCGGTCGGCTTCCCACCCTGGATGAAACCAACGCGTTCCTTGCCGACGACGCTGTCGACAAACGTGCCCAGTGGGTCGAACGCCTGTTGGCGAGCGACGATTACGCCTCGTTCTTTGCCCGCAAGTGGGGCGTGATCCTGCGCAACCGACGCACCGGCGGTTCGCTGCAAGTCTCGAACATGTTGTTTCATCATTGGTTGAAGGAATCGTTCCGCGACAACAAACCGTACGACCAACTTGTCGATGAATTGCTGACCGCCAGCGGCTCGCTGTTTAGCAATCCGGCGACCGCCTGGCTGTCGCAAGTCACCGACCAGAACGAACGTGTCGAAGACATCAGCCAATTGTTCCTGGGACAGCGGATTCAGTGTGCCCGTTGCCACCACCACCCGTACGAGAAGTGGAGCCAGGAAGACTACGCGAGAATGTCGGCGTTCTTCTCGACGATTTCAAAGAAGACGCAGGGCACCGACGTGACGTTCGTGACCCGCGTCGCCGCCCCGTCGGCCAAGCATCCCAAAACGGGCCAAAACGTATCACCGGCCGGACTCGATGCCGAAGCGATTCAGCCCGATGCGGCGACCGACCCGCGTCGTGCCCTGAGCGACTGGGTCACGTCGCCAGAAAATCCGTTCTTTGCCAAAGCACTCGTCAATCGATACTGGAAACACTTTTTGGGACGCGGATTGGTCGAACCGGAAGACGACATGCGGGTCACCAATCCGCCCTCGAATCCTGAATTGATGGACGCGTTGGCGGCATCCTTTGTCGAATCGAAATACGACGTCAAAGCGCTGATTCGGCTGATCTGCAACTCCGACGTCTACGGCGCCTCCTCCGACGCGCTGGCCGACAACGTGATCGATCGTCGCAGCCACTCGCGTTACTACCCCAAACGTTTGCAAGCCGAAACGCTGCTCGATTCGATCGATGTCGTCACCGGAGCGTCCACAACGTTCGCCGGCATGCCGGCCGGAACGCGCGCCGTGGAATTGCCCGACACCGGATTCAATTCGTATTTCTTGTCCGTGTTTGGTCAACCCGATTCGAAGACGGCCTGCGAGTGTGAACGATCCTCGGAGGCCAACCTTGCGCAAAGTCTGCACCTGCTCAACTCGGAAGAGATGCAGAAGAAACTGACGCATGACCAGGGACGAGCCGCCGCGTTTGCCGCCGACGCCTCACGACCGACCGAAGCCAAGATTCGAGAACTGTACAAGTTGGCGTTGAGCCGTGAACCGACCGACGCTGAACTCAAGTCGACGCTGAGCTATTTGGGGGATCGCCACAATCAAAAAGAGCCCTGGGAAGATTTGATCTGGGCCTTAGTGAACTCCAAAGAGTTTTTGTTCAACCACTGA